One genomic window of Ciona intestinalis chromosome 7, KH, whole genome shotgun sequence includes the following:
- the tropm1 gene encoding tropomyosin-like protein (The RefSeq protein has 1 substitution compared to this genomic sequence), whose amino-acid sequence MENIKMKIAKLKAESDEKENQICDLSDQLKKVTEERKQFEEVNRSLSNKISTNDTDIERLELQNEELKRKSENAERELDEVQRELKKLQSEHTASAERCDDLTEELKLRKMDLDEVTTNYDDAMRRIKVLDGDNCRLDDKVQALEDEAKQLRESGQDMDGILKALEAKETTYGNNEIQAEDQIRSLKMALEESECRREALENEGKKYQADIEKLELDLDKEMAEKEEAKAELDRVLSELGEM is encoded by the coding sequence atggaaaacattaaaatgaaaatagcAAAGCTAAAGGCTGAAAGCgatgaaaaagaaaatcaaatatgTGACCTCTCCGACCAACTTAAAAAAGTAACAGAGGAACGAAAACAGTTTGAAGAAGTCAATCGCAGTTTATCCAACAAAATATCCACTAACGACACCGATATTGAACGGTTAGAGTTACAAAATGAGGAACTGAAACGAAAGAGTGAAAATGCCGAACGCGAGTTAGACGAAGTACAACGTGAACTTAAAAAATTGCAATCCGAACATACTGCATCTGCTGAGCGGTGCGATGACCTAACTGAGGAGCTAAAACTCCGGAAGATGGACTTAGACGAAGTTACGACAAATTACGACGATGCTATGCGCAGAATAAAAGTGCTCGATGGAGATAACTGTAGGCTGGACGACAAAGTCCAAGCCTTAGAAGACGAAGCTAAACAACTCCGTGAGAGTGGACAAGACATGGATGGGATTCTGAAAGCGCTGGAAGCAAAAGAAACTACCTACGGTAATAACGAAATCCAAGCTGAAGACCAAATTCGATCCCTAAAAATGGCGCTTGAAGAAAGCGAATGCAGACGGGAAGCGCTCGAAAACGAAGCGAAAAAATATCAGGCCGACATTGAAAAGTTGGAACTGGATCTTGACAAGGAAATGGCCGAGAAAGAAGAGGCAAAAGCAGAGTTGGACCGAGTTCTGAGCGAGCTCGGAGAAATGTAA